One genomic region from Macaca mulatta isolate MMU2019108-1 chromosome 20, T2T-MMU8v2.0, whole genome shotgun sequence encodes:
- the ATMIN gene encoding ATM interactor isoform X1 — protein MAASEAAAAGSAALAAGARAVPVATRGAAAAASGPWVPPGPRLRGSRPRPAGATQQPAAPAPPAGELIQPSVSELSRAVRTNILCTVRGCGKILPNSPALNMHLVKSHRLQDGIVNPTIRKDLKTVPKFYCCPIEGCPRGPDRPFSQFSLVKQHFMKIHAEKKHKCSKCSNSYGTEWDLKRHTEDCGKTFRCTCGCPYASRTALQSHIYRTGHEIPAEHRDPPSKKRKMENCMQNQKLSNKTIESLNNQPIPRPDTQELEASEIKLEPSFEDSCGSNTDKQSLTTPPRYPQKLLLPKPKVALVKLPVMQFSLMPVFVPTADSSAQPAVLGVDQGSATGAVHLLPLSVGTLILGLDSEACSLKESLPLFKIANPVAVEPISTGVQVNLGKSPSNPLQELGNTCQKNSISSINVQTDLSYTSQNFIPSAQWATADSSVSSCSQTDLSFDSQVSLPISVHTQTFLPSSKVTSSIAAQTDAFMDTCFQSGGVSRETQTSGIQSPTDDHVQMDQARMCGDIFESVHSSYNVAPGNIISNNLVAETVTHSLLPQNEPKTLNQDIEKSAPIINFSAQNSMLPSQNMTDNQTQTIDLLSDLENILSSNLPAQTLDHRSLLSDTNPGPDTQLPSGPAQNPGIDFDIEEFFSASNIQTQTEESELSTMNTEPVLESLDIETQTDFLLADTSAQSYGCRGNSNFLGLEMFDTQTQTDLNFFLDSSPHLPLGSILKHSSFSMSTDSSDTETQTEGISTAKNIPALESKVQLNSTETQTMSSGFETLGSLFFTSNETQTAMDDFLLADLAWNTMESQFSSVETQTSAEPHTVSDF, from the exons ATGGCGGCCtcggaggcggcggcggcggggtcAGCGGCTCTGGCGGCGGGTGCCCGGGCCGTCCCGGTGGCCACGAgaggagccgccgccgccgcctcgggCCCGTGGGTGCCCCCGGGACCCCGACTGAGGGGCAGCCGGCCGCGGCCCGCGGGGGCGACGCAGCAGCCCGCGGCCCCCGCGCCGCCGGCTGGGGAGCTGATCCAGCCGTCGGTGAGTGAGCTGTCCCGGGCCGTGCGGACCAACATCCTGTGCACCGTGCGCGGCTGCGGCAAGATCCTGCCCAACAGCCCCGCGCTCAACATGCACCTGGTCAAGAGCCACCGCCTGCAG GATGGCATAGTCAATCCAACAATAAGAAAAGATTTGAAAACTGTACCGAAATTCTACTGTTGTCCAATCGAAGGCTGCCCCAGAGGCCCTGACAGAccattttctcagttttctctcGTAAAACAG CACTTTATGAAAATACATGCTGAGAAGAAGCACAAATGTAGTAAGTGCAGCAATTCATATGGTACAGAATGGGACCTGAAAAGACACACAGAGGACTGTGGCAAGACCTTTCGGTGCACATGCGGCTGTCCCTACGCCAGTAGAACAGCATTGCAGTCCCACATCTACCGAACGGGCCACGAGATCCCTGCAGAACACAG GGACCCACCtagtaagaaaaggaaaatggaaaactgTATGCAAAACCAGAAGTTATCCAACAAGACCATTGAATCATTGAACAACCAACCAATCCCTAGACCAGACACTCAAGAACTAGAAGcttcagaaataaaactagaaccATCTTTTGAAGACTCTTGTGGCTCTAACACTGACAAGCAGAGTCTTACAACACCACCGAGATATCCTCAGAAGTTGCTTTTACCAAAGCCCAAAGTGGCTTTGGTTAAACTACCCGTGATGCAGTTTTCTCTCATGCCTGTCTTTGTGCCTACAGCCGACTCCTCAGCCCAGCCTGCGGTGTTAGGTGTTGATCAGGGCTCTGCCACAGGAGCTGTGCACTTACTACCCTTGTCAGTAGGAACCCTGATCCTCGGCCTAGATTCAGAGGCTTGCTCTCTTAAGGAGAGCCTACCTCTTTTCAAAATTGCTAATCCTGTTGCTGTTGAGCCAATAAGTACTGGTGTTCAAGTGAACTTGGGTAAAAGTCCATCTAATCCTTTACAAGAACTGGGGAACACATGTCAAAAGAACAGCATTTCTTCAATCAACGTGCAGACAGATCTCTCTTACACCTCACAAAACTTTATACCTTCTGCACAGTGGGCCACCGCTGATTCCTCTGTGTCATCTTGTTCTCAAACTGATTTGTCGTTTGATTCTCAAGTGTCTCTTCCCATTAGTGTTCACACTCAGACATTTTTGCCCAGCTCTAAGGTAACTTCATCTATAGCTGCTCAGACTGATGCATTTATGGACACCTGTTTCCAGTCAGGTGGGGTCTCCAGAGAAACCCAAACCAGTGGGATTCAAAGTCCAACAGATGACCATGTACAGATGGACCAAGCTAGAATGTGCGGAGACATTTTTGAGAGTGTTCATTCATCATATAATGTTGCTCCAGGTAACATTATAAGTAACAATTTAGTAGCAGAGACAGTAACTCATAGTTTGTTACCTCAGAATGAGCCTAAGACTTTAAATCAAGATATTGAGAAATCTGCACCAATTATAAACTTCAGTGCACAGAATAGTATGCTTCCTTCACAGAACATGACAGATAATCAGACCCAAACCATAGATTTATTAAGTGATTTGGAAAACATCTTGTCAAGTAATCTACCTGCTCAGACATTGGATCATCGTAGTCTTTTGTCTGACACAAATCCTGGACCTGACACCCAGCTCCCATCTGGCCCAGCCCAGAACCCTGGAATCGATTTTGATATTGAAGAGTTCTTTTCGGCCTCAAATATCCAGACTCAAACTGAAGAGAGTGAACTTAGCACCATGAACACGGAGCCAGTTTTGGAGTCACTGGACATAGAGACTCAAACGGACTTCTTACTTGCAGATACCTCTGCTCAGTCCTACGGGTGTAGGGGAAATTCTAACTTCTTAGGCCTTGAGATGtttgacacacagacacagacagacttAAACTTTTTCTTAGACAGTAGCCCTCATCTGCCTCTAGGAAGTATTCTGAAACACTCCAGCTTTTCCATGAGTACCGATTCATCTGACACAGAGACCCAAACTGAAGGAATTTCTACTGCTAAAAATATACCTGCTCTAGAAAGCAAAGTTCAGTTGAATAGTACAGAAACACAGACCATGAGTTCTGGGTTTGAAACCCTGGGGAGCTTGTTCTTCACCAGCAATGAAACTCAAACAGCAATGGACGACTTTCTTCTGGCCGATCTGGCCTGGAACACAATGGAGTCTCAGTTCAGCTCTGTAGAAACCCAGACTTCTGCGGAACCACACACAGTCTCCGACTTCTAA
- the ATMIN gene encoding ATM interactor isoform X2, with product MHLVKSHRLQDGIVNPTIRKDLKTVPKFYCCPIEGCPRGPDRPFSQFSLVKQHFMKIHAEKKHKCSKCSNSYGTEWDLKRHTEDCGKTFRCTCGCPYASRTALQSHIYRTGHEIPAEHRDPPSKKRKMENCMQNQKLSNKTIESLNNQPIPRPDTQELEASEIKLEPSFEDSCGSNTDKQSLTTPPRYPQKLLLPKPKVALVKLPVMQFSLMPVFVPTADSSAQPAVLGVDQGSATGAVHLLPLSVGTLILGLDSEACSLKESLPLFKIANPVAVEPISTGVQVNLGKSPSNPLQELGNTCQKNSISSINVQTDLSYTSQNFIPSAQWATADSSVSSCSQTDLSFDSQVSLPISVHTQTFLPSSKVTSSIAAQTDAFMDTCFQSGGVSRETQTSGIQSPTDDHVQMDQARMCGDIFESVHSSYNVAPGNIISNNLVAETVTHSLLPQNEPKTLNQDIEKSAPIINFSAQNSMLPSQNMTDNQTQTIDLLSDLENILSSNLPAQTLDHRSLLSDTNPGPDTQLPSGPAQNPGIDFDIEEFFSASNIQTQTEESELSTMNTEPVLESLDIETQTDFLLADTSAQSYGCRGNSNFLGLEMFDTQTQTDLNFFLDSSPHLPLGSILKHSSFSMSTDSSDTETQTEGISTAKNIPALESKVQLNSTETQTMSSGFETLGSLFFTSNETQTAMDDFLLADLAWNTMESQFSSVETQTSAEPHTVSDF from the exons ATGCACCTGGTCAAGAGCCACCGCCTGCAG GATGGCATAGTCAATCCAACAATAAGAAAAGATTTGAAAACTGTACCGAAATTCTACTGTTGTCCAATCGAAGGCTGCCCCAGAGGCCCTGACAGAccattttctcagttttctctcGTAAAACAG CACTTTATGAAAATACATGCTGAGAAGAAGCACAAATGTAGTAAGTGCAGCAATTCATATGGTACAGAATGGGACCTGAAAAGACACACAGAGGACTGTGGCAAGACCTTTCGGTGCACATGCGGCTGTCCCTACGCCAGTAGAACAGCATTGCAGTCCCACATCTACCGAACGGGCCACGAGATCCCTGCAGAACACAG GGACCCACCtagtaagaaaaggaaaatggaaaactgTATGCAAAACCAGAAGTTATCCAACAAGACCATTGAATCATTGAACAACCAACCAATCCCTAGACCAGACACTCAAGAACTAGAAGcttcagaaataaaactagaaccATCTTTTGAAGACTCTTGTGGCTCTAACACTGACAAGCAGAGTCTTACAACACCACCGAGATATCCTCAGAAGTTGCTTTTACCAAAGCCCAAAGTGGCTTTGGTTAAACTACCCGTGATGCAGTTTTCTCTCATGCCTGTCTTTGTGCCTACAGCCGACTCCTCAGCCCAGCCTGCGGTGTTAGGTGTTGATCAGGGCTCTGCCACAGGAGCTGTGCACTTACTACCCTTGTCAGTAGGAACCCTGATCCTCGGCCTAGATTCAGAGGCTTGCTCTCTTAAGGAGAGCCTACCTCTTTTCAAAATTGCTAATCCTGTTGCTGTTGAGCCAATAAGTACTGGTGTTCAAGTGAACTTGGGTAAAAGTCCATCTAATCCTTTACAAGAACTGGGGAACACATGTCAAAAGAACAGCATTTCTTCAATCAACGTGCAGACAGATCTCTCTTACACCTCACAAAACTTTATACCTTCTGCACAGTGGGCCACCGCTGATTCCTCTGTGTCATCTTGTTCTCAAACTGATTTGTCGTTTGATTCTCAAGTGTCTCTTCCCATTAGTGTTCACACTCAGACATTTTTGCCCAGCTCTAAGGTAACTTCATCTATAGCTGCTCAGACTGATGCATTTATGGACACCTGTTTCCAGTCAGGTGGGGTCTCCAGAGAAACCCAAACCAGTGGGATTCAAAGTCCAACAGATGACCATGTACAGATGGACCAAGCTAGAATGTGCGGAGACATTTTTGAGAGTGTTCATTCATCATATAATGTTGCTCCAGGTAACATTATAAGTAACAATTTAGTAGCAGAGACAGTAACTCATAGTTTGTTACCTCAGAATGAGCCTAAGACTTTAAATCAAGATATTGAGAAATCTGCACCAATTATAAACTTCAGTGCACAGAATAGTATGCTTCCTTCACAGAACATGACAGATAATCAGACCCAAACCATAGATTTATTAAGTGATTTGGAAAACATCTTGTCAAGTAATCTACCTGCTCAGACATTGGATCATCGTAGTCTTTTGTCTGACACAAATCCTGGACCTGACACCCAGCTCCCATCTGGCCCAGCCCAGAACCCTGGAATCGATTTTGATATTGAAGAGTTCTTTTCGGCCTCAAATATCCAGACTCAAACTGAAGAGAGTGAACTTAGCACCATGAACACGGAGCCAGTTTTGGAGTCACTGGACATAGAGACTCAAACGGACTTCTTACTTGCAGATACCTCTGCTCAGTCCTACGGGTGTAGGGGAAATTCTAACTTCTTAGGCCTTGAGATGtttgacacacagacacagacagacttAAACTTTTTCTTAGACAGTAGCCCTCATCTGCCTCTAGGAAGTATTCTGAAACACTCCAGCTTTTCCATGAGTACCGATTCATCTGACACAGAGACCCAAACTGAAGGAATTTCTACTGCTAAAAATATACCTGCTCTAGAAAGCAAAGTTCAGTTGAATAGTACAGAAACACAGACCATGAGTTCTGGGTTTGAAACCCTGGGGAGCTTGTTCTTCACCAGCAATGAAACTCAAACAGCAATGGACGACTTTCTTCTGGCCGATCTGGCCTGGAACACAATGGAGTCTCAGTTCAGCTCTGTAGAAACCCAGACTTCTGCGGAACCACACACAGTCTCCGACTTCTAA
- the ATMIN gene encoding ATM interactor isoform X3 yields the protein MKIHAEKKHKCSKCSNSYGTEWDLKRHTEDCGKTFRCTCGCPYASRTALQSHIYRTGHEIPAEHRDPPSKKRKMENCMQNQKLSNKTIESLNNQPIPRPDTQELEASEIKLEPSFEDSCGSNTDKQSLTTPPRYPQKLLLPKPKVALVKLPVMQFSLMPVFVPTADSSAQPAVLGVDQGSATGAVHLLPLSVGTLILGLDSEACSLKESLPLFKIANPVAVEPISTGVQVNLGKSPSNPLQELGNTCQKNSISSINVQTDLSYTSQNFIPSAQWATADSSVSSCSQTDLSFDSQVSLPISVHTQTFLPSSKVTSSIAAQTDAFMDTCFQSGGVSRETQTSGIQSPTDDHVQMDQARMCGDIFESVHSSYNVAPGNIISNNLVAETVTHSLLPQNEPKTLNQDIEKSAPIINFSAQNSMLPSQNMTDNQTQTIDLLSDLENILSSNLPAQTLDHRSLLSDTNPGPDTQLPSGPAQNPGIDFDIEEFFSASNIQTQTEESELSTMNTEPVLESLDIETQTDFLLADTSAQSYGCRGNSNFLGLEMFDTQTQTDLNFFLDSSPHLPLGSILKHSSFSMSTDSSDTETQTEGISTAKNIPALESKVQLNSTETQTMSSGFETLGSLFFTSNETQTAMDDFLLADLAWNTMESQFSSVETQTSAEPHTVSDF from the exons ATGAAAATACATGCTGAGAAGAAGCACAAATGTAGTAAGTGCAGCAATTCATATGGTACAGAATGGGACCTGAAAAGACACACAGAGGACTGTGGCAAGACCTTTCGGTGCACATGCGGCTGTCCCTACGCCAGTAGAACAGCATTGCAGTCCCACATCTACCGAACGGGCCACGAGATCCCTGCAGAACACAG GGACCCACCtagtaagaaaaggaaaatggaaaactgTATGCAAAACCAGAAGTTATCCAACAAGACCATTGAATCATTGAACAACCAACCAATCCCTAGACCAGACACTCAAGAACTAGAAGcttcagaaataaaactagaaccATCTTTTGAAGACTCTTGTGGCTCTAACACTGACAAGCAGAGTCTTACAACACCACCGAGATATCCTCAGAAGTTGCTTTTACCAAAGCCCAAAGTGGCTTTGGTTAAACTACCCGTGATGCAGTTTTCTCTCATGCCTGTCTTTGTGCCTACAGCCGACTCCTCAGCCCAGCCTGCGGTGTTAGGTGTTGATCAGGGCTCTGCCACAGGAGCTGTGCACTTACTACCCTTGTCAGTAGGAACCCTGATCCTCGGCCTAGATTCAGAGGCTTGCTCTCTTAAGGAGAGCCTACCTCTTTTCAAAATTGCTAATCCTGTTGCTGTTGAGCCAATAAGTACTGGTGTTCAAGTGAACTTGGGTAAAAGTCCATCTAATCCTTTACAAGAACTGGGGAACACATGTCAAAAGAACAGCATTTCTTCAATCAACGTGCAGACAGATCTCTCTTACACCTCACAAAACTTTATACCTTCTGCACAGTGGGCCACCGCTGATTCCTCTGTGTCATCTTGTTCTCAAACTGATTTGTCGTTTGATTCTCAAGTGTCTCTTCCCATTAGTGTTCACACTCAGACATTTTTGCCCAGCTCTAAGGTAACTTCATCTATAGCTGCTCAGACTGATGCATTTATGGACACCTGTTTCCAGTCAGGTGGGGTCTCCAGAGAAACCCAAACCAGTGGGATTCAAAGTCCAACAGATGACCATGTACAGATGGACCAAGCTAGAATGTGCGGAGACATTTTTGAGAGTGTTCATTCATCATATAATGTTGCTCCAGGTAACATTATAAGTAACAATTTAGTAGCAGAGACAGTAACTCATAGTTTGTTACCTCAGAATGAGCCTAAGACTTTAAATCAAGATATTGAGAAATCTGCACCAATTATAAACTTCAGTGCACAGAATAGTATGCTTCCTTCACAGAACATGACAGATAATCAGACCCAAACCATAGATTTATTAAGTGATTTGGAAAACATCTTGTCAAGTAATCTACCTGCTCAGACATTGGATCATCGTAGTCTTTTGTCTGACACAAATCCTGGACCTGACACCCAGCTCCCATCTGGCCCAGCCCAGAACCCTGGAATCGATTTTGATATTGAAGAGTTCTTTTCGGCCTCAAATATCCAGACTCAAACTGAAGAGAGTGAACTTAGCACCATGAACACGGAGCCAGTTTTGGAGTCACTGGACATAGAGACTCAAACGGACTTCTTACTTGCAGATACCTCTGCTCAGTCCTACGGGTGTAGGGGAAATTCTAACTTCTTAGGCCTTGAGATGtttgacacacagacacagacagacttAAACTTTTTCTTAGACAGTAGCCCTCATCTGCCTCTAGGAAGTATTCTGAAACACTCCAGCTTTTCCATGAGTACCGATTCATCTGACACAGAGACCCAAACTGAAGGAATTTCTACTGCTAAAAATATACCTGCTCTAGAAAGCAAAGTTCAGTTGAATAGTACAGAAACACAGACCATGAGTTCTGGGTTTGAAACCCTGGGGAGCTTGTTCTTCACCAGCAATGAAACTCAAACAGCAATGGACGACTTTCTTCTGGCCGATCTGGCCTGGAACACAATGGAGTCTCAGTTCAGCTCTGTAGAAACCCAGACTTCTGCGGAACCACACACAGTCTCCGACTTCTAA